The following nucleotide sequence is from Deinococcus aerophilus.
CGCCTCCTCGCCACTCGCCGCGCAGGTCAGCCGGCAGTCGGGGCAGAGCTGATCAAAGGCCTCTTGGGCGAGCAGTTGATCGTGCAGACTATCGTCGATCAGCAGGTAGTGGAAGGACAGCGTCATTCCCCAGAGAATAGGCGTTCTGTGAAGAAAAAGGGCCAGACAGCGGCGTTCCTGCCGGCCGGGTGAAACTGGCCGGCCCGGGCGTGGGGCTGTGGCGTATCCTGGGGGTTATGCCTGAGCACTCTGTGACATGTCGTGTCGCCCTGGCCGCCTCCGCGGCCACCGGATGACCGATACCGGTTCCGATCTGCACCCCGGCGAGCTGCAGGCCATCATGGATGACAGCTCCGACTGCATCAAGGTGCTGGATCTGGACGGCCGTCTGCTCTCCATGAACGCCGGTGGGATGCAGGTCATGGAAATCGAGGACTTCAGCAGCTGTCAGCATGCTCCGTGGCCGACCTTCTGGGAGGGTGAGGGCCGCGCGCTGGTGGAACAGGCTGTCGAGGCGGCCCGGGGCGGACAGACCCGGACCTTTGAGGGACTGGCCCGGACGTTTGCCGGAACCCCGAGATGGTGGGAGGTCCGGGTCTCCCCGGTCCGCACCCCCGACGGTGAGATCACGCGGCTGCTCGCTGTTTCCCGGGACATCACCGTGCGCCGGACTCTGGAACAGGAACTGAGGGACACGCAGCGGCAACTGCGGGAGCGTGCCGAGACCCTGGAAGTGCAGGTGGGACAGCACGAACGGGCGCTGGCCGCCTTCGTGCGCTTCACGACGCAGGTGGCGAGCAGCACCGACCTGAAAGAACTCGGTGAGGCGGCCGGCGAGATCATCCGGGACGCCGTGGGCGGGGCCATGAGCGGGTTGTACCTCGTGCGGGGAGACACGGCCTACCCGGCGGCGTTTTCCAGCAACACCCCCCCGGAGGTGCGGCAGGCCCGCCAGGCCGGGGTCCCGCTGAACTCCCCGCTGGTCGCCGAGGCCCTGGCGCGGCGCGGCACCGCCTTCGTGCAGGGAGACGACGGCCGCCTGCAGTCTGTGGGCTACGCCAGTGCGCTCAGCGTCACGGCTTTTCACGCGCGCGGGCGTCCCTACGCCCTGTTCGCCACCGGCACCGGCCGCCCGGCGTGGACAGCCCACGAGCAGGCGATCATCGGCTCGGTGGGACAGGGGCTGGGCTTGGCCCTGGAACGGGCGCAGCAGACCCACCAGCTTCAGGAGCGCACAGCCGGCCTGGACGCCTTTGTGGCCTTCAGCGAGGCGTCGGGCGTGAGCACCGACCTTCTCGACCTGTCGCGCCGGGCGGTGGAGGTGCTGCAGGCCACCCTCGCGGACACCGTGGCCGCCTACCTGGAACCCGACGGGCCGCGCTGGAAGGCCCAGGTGTGGTCGGACCCCCTGACCCCCGAGGAAGCCGCGGATCTCGCGGCAGGCGTCGCCACGCAGCCGGTGGGGGGGCTGCAGGTGGTGGAATCCGGCCCGGAACCGGGGGCCAACGGGGCCTTCGGCACGCGGGCGTTCTACCCCTGCGTGGTGGGCGGCACGCTGCGCGGCCTGCTGGCCACCGGCACCCGGCGGACCGACGACTGGACCCCACGCAAGCAGGCGGTGTTCAGCGCGGTAGGCCGGAGCCTGACCCTGGCCCTCGAGCGGGCCGCGCAGGCCCAGGCCCTCACCGCGCAGCGCGACGCCCTCGATCTGCGGACGCAGGAGCTGCAGGCGGCCAACGAGGAACTCGAGGCCTTCACCTACTCGGCGTCGCATGATCTGCGCACGCCCATCCGGCACGTGATGGGCTTTGCTGACATGGCCGCGCGGGCGCTGGACCGGGGCCAACCGGACAAGGTCATCCACGCCCTGAGCGTGGTGCGTCAGGGAGCCACGCGCATGGAGCAGCTCATCGACGGCATGTTGATGCTGTCCCGGGCCGGTCGCCAGGACTTCCGGCCGCGCATGGTGGCGCTGGAACTGCTGATTGCCCAGGCCTACCGCGACGCCCGGCAGGAATTCCCGGCACAGGTGGTTGAGCTGCGTGCCCCTCCAGCGACCTCGGTGTGGGGAGACGCGACGCTGCTGCAACAGGTTCTGAGCAACCTGATCAGCAACGCCGTGAAGTATTCCAGCACGCGTGAGACCTCGGAGATCGAGGTGCGGGTGGAGGAACACGACGGCGCGTGGCAAATCTCGGTGCATGACAACGGCGTGGGCTTCGACCCGCGTCATGCCGGCAAACTGTTCGGAATCTTTCAGCGCCTGCACCCCCAGGACGCCTTTCCCGGTTCCGGGGTGGGCCTGGCCACGGTCCGCCGGATTGTCCTCAAGCACGGTGGGCAGGTCTTTGCCCACGCCCAGGAGGGCCGCGGTGCCACCTTCGGGTTCACGTTGAGCAAGCCCCCGGTCCCATAAGCGGGTAACCACGCCCGGCGGGCAGGCGGTCATCCACCGCATATGGGCAGACGCAGGGGCGGAGGGACTGCGGCAACGCCGGCATGTCGTGCCGGCTCTGGGGGCGCGGCGGGGATCACCCGCACCCCGCTGGGCCGCCAGATCGGGGGCGTCAACCCTGTGCTATAAAATTTCGCACGGATCGAGAGGGCCGGTTGCTTCAGGAGCCGCACCCTTTTGTGCGGTCTGCTTGTGCGGTCTGCCGCCGCCCAGCCGATGAGAGATCCGTCCCGCCCCGGTCAGAACGTTCCAGTTCAACAGACAGGAGGACCGCCCATGACGTCAGGCCCTGAAACCGGCAAGCCGCTTACCATCATCGCCAAGCTGAAGGCCCGGCCCGGCAAGGAACAGGAAGTGTATGACGCCTGCCGCGCGTTGCTGGAGCCCACCCGCGCCGAGGCGGGCTGTATCAACTACGACATGCACCGCTCCACCGAGGATCCCGGCGTCATCGTCTTCTACGAAAACTGGACCACCCGCGCCCTGTGGGACGCGCACATGCAGTCGCCGCACCTGACGTCCTTCAGCGCCGCGACCGCCGATACAGTCGAGCTGTGGGACATTGTTCAGGCCGAGAAGGTGGACGGATAAACCGGTGAAGATCACATTCTACGCACATGCGAGCTTCCGGCTTGAAGAGGGCGACCTGGCCGTGGTGACCGACCCCTACACGCCCGGTCCCAAGCCCGGCAGCGGTTTTGAGCCCATC
It contains:
- a CDS encoding PAS domain-containing sensor histidine kinase produces the protein MTDTGSDLHPGELQAIMDDSSDCIKVLDLDGRLLSMNAGGMQVMEIEDFSSCQHAPWPTFWEGEGRALVEQAVEAARGGQTRTFEGLARTFAGTPRWWEVRVSPVRTPDGEITRLLAVSRDITVRRTLEQELRDTQRQLRERAETLEVQVGQHERALAAFVRFTTQVASSTDLKELGEAAGEIIRDAVGGAMSGLYLVRGDTAYPAAFSSNTPPEVRQARQAGVPLNSPLVAEALARRGTAFVQGDDGRLQSVGYASALSVTAFHARGRPYALFATGTGRPAWTAHEQAIIGSVGQGLGLALERAQQTHQLQERTAGLDAFVAFSEASGVSTDLLDLSRRAVEVLQATLADTVAAYLEPDGPRWKAQVWSDPLTPEEAADLAAGVATQPVGGLQVVESGPEPGANGAFGTRAFYPCVVGGTLRGLLATGTRRTDDWTPRKQAVFSAVGRSLTLALERAAQAQALTAQRDALDLRTQELQAANEELEAFTYSASHDLRTPIRHVMGFADMAARALDRGQPDKVIHALSVVRQGATRMEQLIDGMLMLSRAGRQDFRPRMVALELLIAQAYRDARQEFPAQVVELRAPPATSVWGDATLLQQVLSNLISNAVKYSSTRETSEIEVRVEEHDGAWQISVHDNGVGFDPRHAGKLFGIFQRLHPQDAFPGSGVGLATVRRIVLKHGGQVFAHAQEGRGATFGFTLSKPPVP
- a CDS encoding putative quinol monooxygenase — encoded protein: MTSGPETGKPLTIIAKLKARPGKEQEVYDACRALLEPTRAEAGCINYDMHRSTEDPGVIVFYENWTTRALWDAHMQSPHLTSFSAATADTVELWDIVQAEKVDG